A region of the Sodalis ligni genome:
AGGAATCAAAGCTGCTCAGCGAGTTATGGAAAACCAATTTTCCCAAGATTCATCTGACCATCGTCGGCAAAAAGGCGCCGGACCTGATTACCCAGATAGAAGCGGAACGCGCGGCGAAACAATACCGTGCCGACGTGACCGCCATGAGCCAGCCTTATGTCGCTGTTTTATGGAAACAAAAGGGGTATTACCTGCCCTATAAAGTCTCCACCTTCGATAAGCTGAGTCCGGATTATGCTGATACCGACGGCGCCTATTATTCCATCGGCGTGTTTTTGCTGCCCGCCGCCTATAACAGCCGCGCTGTGCCGGATAAAGCCAATCTGCCCCATTCGCTGGCGGATTTTCTCGATCCAAAATGGAAAGGAAAAATCGTCCTGGCGGATCCTTCTACCGCAGGCAATAGCCTGACCTTCTTTTTAGCCCTGCTGCAAACCGGCAAAATCGACTGGTCTTATATGGAAAAGCTGGCCAAACAGGACGTGCTTTTCGTGCGCGGCAACCCCGAAGCGGCGCGGATACTGGCTTCCGGCGAGCGCAGCGTGTCCCCAATGGTATCTTCCTTTAATGTCATGACCTCTAAAGAGCAGGGTCAGGCCATCGATCTTTACAACCTGGACGAAGGGACGCTGGTGACACAGCAGCCAAGCGGCATCATGTCTAATCCGCCCCATCCGACGGCGGCCAAGCTGCTGATGGAAGTTCTCACCAGCGCCCAGGGCCAGGAACTGCGTGCCGAAGCCGGTAAATTCTGGCCTACCAATGCCGATGCCGGCTCGGTGGACGGCCTGCCCAAGCTGGCGGACTTCAAGCCTTATAACGTTGATCTTTCCAAACTGTCCGATGAGAAGACCACGCAGGATTTCCTGGCCCGCTTTAATAAAATTTTCGGTCGCGAGTAATATGATGGCTATTGATAATTCCGTTCCACGTCCGGCCCGTCTGGAGCTTATCGGCCTGAGAAAACAGCTGGGGGATACCCCTGTGGTTGACGGGGTCGACCTGAGGGTAAACGAGGGGGAGAGCCTGGTATTGCTGGGGCCGAGCGGCTGCGGCAAGACAACCACCCTGCGGATGGTGGCCGGTTTTATCGAGCCCGACGGCGGGGAGATCCATCTTTCCGGCCTGCTTGCTTCCGGGCGCGGCGCCTTTGTGCCGGTGGAGCGCCGCCAACTGGGCATGGTGTTCCAGAACTATGCCGTCTGGCCGCACAAAACCGTTTATGACAACGTGGCGTTCAGCCTCTCCATCGCCGGCGACAACCGGGCCGCCATCCGGCGCAAAGTTGACGACGTGCTGAAACTCGTTCATCTGGACGGCCTGGCCCAGCGTTATCCCGGCGATCTGAGCGGCGGCCAGCAGCAGCGGGTGGCGCTGGCACGGGCCATTATCGCTGAGCCGAGCCTGCTGTTATTCGATGAGCCGCTGTCCAACCTGGATGCCGGTTTACGGGAAGAGATGCGTTTTGAGCTTAAGCGTCTGCATAGCCAAAACGGCATCACCATGTTTTATGTCACCCACGATCAGGAAGAAGCCTTGGTGATAGCGGATCGGATTGCGGTCATGAACAAGGGACGTATCGAACAGTGCGACGTGCCGGAAGCCATTTATCGACGGCCCCGCTCGCGCTTTGTCGCCTCCTTTGTCGGCACCACCAATCTTATTGAGGGCACTGTGGCGGGACTGGATGCCAATACCCGCCGCCTGCTGGTTCAGTCCGCCCTCGGGGAGCCTTTCTGGGCCGCCGCGTCGGATCAGGTCATTGCCACCTGCCGCACCGGCGACGGGGTGGCGGTATCGGTACGGCCGGAGAATGTCTCTTTCGATGCGGACGCCGCGGGCGGTATGCGCGGCCGGATTATCGATTCCTCGTTTCTGGGCAGCCGCTACGACCTGGTGATTGACGTGGCGGGCCATCCGTTGCGGGTGCAAACGCCGCGGCAATGGTCCGGCTCGGTTGCCAACGGCGTGACCGTTTCCTTCCATCCCGATGAGGCCTGGGTAATACCATGATGAAATCGAGCACCGCGCCGGCGCCGAAACAGATGCGCCCCTATGCCGGATCCGCGACCCTGGCGCAAAAAGTCACCGGCCGGTGGCGCCGGGTGGCGGCGGAGCCGGGAAAAATCATCATTCTCACCGCCGCGCTGCTGGTGCTGGGCGCGCTGATACTTTATCCCATGGCGAGGCTGGTGCTGCTGGGCCTTGCCGGCGATAGCGGCGCGGGCGCCCTGCGGCCGTTGATAAACGCGTTTTCCGACCCGGGCATGGTGAAGGCGGTGGGGAATTCAGCCTTGCTGGCGGTAAGCGTTACCGGCGGATCGCTGGCCCTGGGGCTGCCCATGGCCTGGCTGGTGTCGCGCACCGATATGCCGGGCAAAGCCTTGATCCGCATCAGCGCCGCCATTGCTTTTGTGGTGCCCTCGTTTATCACCGTTATCGCCTGGATTTTCCTGGCGGCGCCGAATTCCGGCTACCTGAACAAGCTGCTTAACGGGCTGTTGGGCACCACCACGCCGTTTTTCAATGTCATCAGCTTTAGCGGACTGGTGTTTATCGAGATAGCCCATTTGTATCCCCTGGTGTTTTTCACCGTCTGCGCCGCGCTGGTGAACATCGATCCCGGCTATGAACAGGCCGCCCGCGTGCTGGGGGCCGGACGGGTGCGTACCGCCCTGCATGTGACCCTGCCGCTGGTGAGGCCGGCGGTATTATCCAGCGCCATCCTGGTGATACTGGACGCCCTGTCATCCTTCGGCGCGCCGGCGGCTATCGGCACCATGGCGAATTTCTCGGTTATCACCACCAAAATCTACAAGCTGCTGACGTTCCCGCCCCATTTCGAACAGGCGGCGGCGCTGGCGTTTCCCATTGTGGTCTTCACCCTGGCGAGCCTGCTGCTGCAACGCCTGCTGATTCGGGATATCCGCTACCGCACCCTCTCCGGCAAGGCCGGGGCAAAGGCCCTGCCGGTGCGCCTCGGCCGGGGACGCTGGGCGGCGGCGGCCTTTTGCGGCACGGTATTTTTTGTTACCGCGTTTTTACCGCTGGCGGCCCTGGTGCTGCTGTCATTATTAACGGCGTTTGGCGACGATGTGACCTTTGCCAACCTGACGCTGGATCATTTCGCGATGATCGTGGATTCCACCTTCGGCGTGTTCGATACCGTTAAACACAGCCTGTTCCTGTCCGCCGGGGCGGCGTTTATCTGCGTTATCCTCGGCGTGCTGTTCGCCTGGTTTGTGGAGCGGACGACCATTATCGGCCGGGGTCTGGTGAGCGCGACGATTTTCATCGCGTACGGCTTTCCAGCCATTACCTTCGCGGTGGCCATCATGCTCGGCTATCTCAACTGGTTCTACGGCACCTTCACCATCCTGTTGATTGCCTATGTCGCCAAGCAATTGCCCATTTCCTTCGTGCTGTCCCGGTCGGTGCTTAAGCAGATTGCCCCGGAACTGGAGGAGGCCGCCCGGGTGGCCGGCGCCGGCTGGCTGCGCACGCTTACCGCCGTGACCCTGCCGCTGCTGAAGCCGAGCATGTGGGCCGGGGCGCTGCTGGTGTTTGCATTTGGCCTGCGGGAATTGACCATGTCGGCCATTTTGGCGCAGCCGGCCACCCAGGTGATGTCCACCAAAGTGATTGAATATCTGGAAACCGGCGAGGTGGAGCAGGCGGCGGCGATGGCGCTGATTATCGTGGTGCTGAGCCTCGCCTCCCTGGTTCTGTATCGCCTGGTGTCCGGCGGAAATTTGATCGATATGAAAAAAGTAACCTCGTGGAGCAAAAAGCATGGGCACGATTGACAACGGGCAGGGCAAGACCCTGGCGGAAAAAATCTGGGATCGCCACCGTATAGTGGATATCGACGGCGAGCAATTGCTCTATTTGGACAATCTGCTGGTGCATGAAGGGTCCAGTCACGCCTTTGAAGCGCTTAACGCCCTCGGCAAGCACGTTTACCGGCCGGATCAGATTATTGCCTGTTCAGATCACTATCTGCCTACCGCCGGTCGGGAGCGGGGAGTGGAGGGTATCGCCGATCCGGCCATCCGCAACATGATTCTCAGGCTCGGCGAGAATGTCCGCCGCCACGGCATCCGTTATTTCGGACCCGAGGATCCCAACCAGGGCATTTTGCATGTGGTGGCGCCGGAGCAGGGTATAACCCAGCCCGGCCTGCTTATCGGCGGGGCGGATTCACACACCACCACTCACGGCGCCTTCGGTTGCCTGGCCTTCGGTATCGGCGCCTCGGACGCCCGCCACGTGCTGGCGACCCAGACCCTCTGGCTGCGCCGTCCGAAAACCATGCGGGTTCGGCTGGTGGGGGAAGCGGCCCCTTATGTATCCGCCAAGGATATCAATCTGGCGCTTATCGCGCTCCTTGGCGCCGGGGGCGCCCTCGGACATATTATCGAGTATGCCGGACCGGCGGGGCGCCGCACGACGCGGCACAAGAGGGCGGGAGGGGCGGGAGGACGGGCGGGTATCGTCGCGCCGGATGAACCCACGTATGCCTATCGGAGGGGCCGGCCCTTTGCCCCCGCCGCAGAGGAGTGGCGGCAGGCCGTGGCCTACTGGCGGACCTTGCCTTCCGACGATAACGCGGTATTCGATAGGGAGGTCACCCTTGATTTACATGAGGTCTCCCCTACCGTCACCTGGGGCACCAGCCCCGAGCATGCGCTGGGCATCGGCGGCCATCTGCCCGACCCGGCCGCTATTGAAGACGACGACCAGCGTCAGGAGGTTGCGGCGGCTTTGGATTACATGGGCTTGACCGCCGGCGCCCCGCTGACCTCGATAAAAATCGACCGGGTCTTTATCGGTTCCTGCACCAACGGGCGTATCGAGGATCTGCGGGCGGCGGCCGGTATCGCTTTTCGGGGCCGGGTTAAAGTGCCGTCCTGGGTTGTGCCTGGTTCGACGTCGGTGAAGCGGCAGGCTGAGCGGGAAGGGCTGGACAAGATTTTTATCAATGCGGGATTCGAATGGCGCGACGCCGGCTGTTCCCTTTGTACCGCCATCAACGGCGACGTATTGGCGGAGGGGGAACGCTGCGCCTCTACCAGCAACCGTAACTTTCGCGGCCGGCAGGGGGTTAACGGACGTACCCACCTGGTGAGTCCGGTTATGGCGGCCGCCGCGGCCCTCACCGGCTATTTGACCGATGTTCGCTCCTTTGAGGAGACAACCTTATGACCTCATTACTGGCTATCGACAGCATCGGCATTCCCTTTGATGAACCCAATGTGGATACCAATCAGATCTGTCCCACCCGCTTTAACAAGGTACCGCGCGGTCCGGCCTTTGCCCGCATCGCTTTTCACGATCGGCGTTTTGACGGGCAGGATAACGAGAAGGATTTTATCCTTAACCGGCCGCCTTATCGGGACGGCGGCATTATCGTGGCGGATCGCAATTTCGGCTGCGGTTCCTCCCGGGAAACGGCGGTGTATGCGCTGGTGGAATTCGGTATCCGCGCGGTTATTGCGTCCAGCTACGGGGATATCTTTGCCAATAACTGCTATAAAAACCGTTTGCTGCCGGTGGTACTGCCGAACGAAACCTGTATTGCGCTGCGCCATCAGCTGCATGACGATATTGGAGCGCGACTGCGTATCGATCTTGAACATCAGGTGGTTTGGGATCTGAACGGTGAGGGGTATGCCTTCGAGATCCATCCCCTGCGGAAAAAGAGTTTGATTGAGGGTATTGATGATATCGCTCTGACCCAGGGGTATGCCGAGACCATTGTGGCGTTCGAACAAGAGTATCGCGCCGCCTATCCATGGATTAAGTAGCTCTTAGCGCCCCATCAGCGCGGTCTCCCTTTAACTCGGCTCGCTTCACCCTGGGTGATAGCGGGCCTACCGTGCTGTGGGGCGCTCCGGCAGGCGGTAAAACCACGCCTGCTTCGGCCCCATCAGCGCGGTCTCCCTTTAACAGGCTCGCTTCACCCTGGGTGATAGCGGGCTTACCGCGCTGTGGGGCGCTCCGGCAGGCGGTAAAACCACGCCTGCTTCGACCCCATCAGCGCGGTCTCCCTTTAACTCGGCTCGCTTCACCCTGGGTGATAGCGGGCCTACCGTGCTGTGGGGCGCTCCGGCAGGCGGTAAAACCACGCCTGCTTCGGCCCCATCAGCGCGGTCTCCCTTTAACACGGCTCGCTTTGCCCTGGGTGATAGCGGGCTTACCGCGCTGTGGGGCGCTCCGGCAGGCGGTAAAACCACGCCTGCTTCGACCCCATCAGCGCGGTCTCCCTTTAACAGGCTCGCTTCACCCTGGGTGATAGCGGGCTTACCGCGCTGTGGGGCGCTCCGGCAGGCGGTAAAACCACGCCTGCTTCGGCCCCATCAGCGCGGTCTCCCTTTAACAGGCTCGCTTCACCCTGGGTGATAGCGGGCTTACCGCGCTGTGGGGCGCTCCGGCAGGCGGTAAAACCACGCCTGCTTCGGCCCCATCAGCGCGGTCTCCCTTTAACAGGCTCGCTTTACCCTGGGTGATAGCGGGCTTACCGTGCTGTGGGGCGCTTGACCCGGTATGTCTGTTAACGTTTCGCGGGATCTGGATTTGGCTCGTTCAGCAGCAGTTTCTCCCTGAGGAGAGGCTCTGCCCAGGTTATAAACGTCTGTAGCGGGCGGGAAAGGTGTTTGCGGTGTGGATAGAGTAGCTGGACCGGAAGAGGGCGGGGGCGGTAGGCGGGCATGACCTCAATCAGGTCTCCTGATTCCAGGTGGGTTTGTACGTCATATTGGGGTATCTGAATCATTCCCATACCGGCCAGGCAGCAGGCGATGTAGGCTTCGGCGTTATTGACCGTTATCCGGCCGCGCAGGACGGCGGACTGGTAGCTGCCGTTTTCCGGCCATTCCCAGCTCTCGACCCGGCCCGTGGTAGGGGAGGCATAGTTTACCGCCAGATGGCGGGGTAGATCTGAAGGCGTATCGGGTCTGCCATGCAGGGCGATATAGGCCGGCGCCGCCACATTGATGAATTTCAGGAACCCGAGTTTGCGGGCCACCAGACTTGAGTCGGTCAGTTTTCCCACACGCAAGGCACAGTCTATTCCCTCTTCCGCCAGACTGACATTGCGGTCAGATGCTCCCATTTCCAGCATCATGTGCGGATAGCGGGTAAAGAATTCAGGCAGTGAGGGCGCGATGATCAGCCTGCCAATGCGTCCCGGCACATCAAATCTGATTTTCCCCACAGGCTGGCTATCGTTTTGTCTGAACAGATTTTCCGTTTCTTCCACGTCCGGTATCACTCTCAGGCAGCGTTCATAAAAAGCCCGGCCATCGGAGGTGAGGGAGACGCTGCGGGTGGTGCGGTGAAGCAGGCGCGTTCCTACCCGGGATTCAAGCACCGCAACCGCAGCGGAAACGGTGGATCTGGGCATGTTCATTACGTCGGCCGCGCGGGTGAAACTGCCGCAGTCCACCACCCGTATAAAAATGCGAAAGAGGTCAATTCTGTCCATAAAAATTACATTGTTCGTGTTTTATGGACAGTATAATCAGAATTGCGGTCTTTATACAGAAAATGCAGGAGCTATTCTCAGGGGGCACCATCTTTGGCTGTTATACCCATAGAGAAGAGGACTGACGTCATGACAGAGCACAGTATCAAAGGCAAATCCGTCATTATTGCCGGCGGCGCGAAAAATCTGGGCGGGCTGATTGCGCGTGATTTTGCCGAGCACGGCGCGAAAGCCATCGCCATACATTACAACAGCGCGGGAAGTAAAGATGACGCCCAAGCCACCATTGCGGCGATCATGGCCGCCGGAGCGCAGGCTGTGGCCTTTCAGGCCGACCTGACCACGGCCGGCTCCGTGGAAAAGCTCTTCGCGGACGTGACGGCGGCCATCGGCAGGCCGGACATTGCCGTCAATACCGTGGGCAAGGTGCTGAAAAAGCCCCTGTTCGATATCTCGGAAGCGGAGTATGACGAGATGAGCGCGGTGAACGCCAAGTCGGCCTTTTTCTTTCTTAAAGAGGCCGGGAAGCACCTCAATGACAATGGGAAAATCTGTACCCTGGTGACTTCCCTGCTTGGAGCGTTTACGCCTTTTTATGCCGCTTACGCCGGCACCAAGGCGCCGGTGGAGCATTTTACCCGCGCGGCGGCGAAGGAGTTTGGCGAGCGGGGGATTTCCGTCACCGCCATCGGTCCGGGTCCTATGGATACGCCGTTCTTTTATCCGGCTGAAAGCGCCGAGGCGCGGGATTACCATAAGACGGCGGCAGCGCTCTCACCTTTCAGCAAAACCGGCCTGACGGATATCGCCGATATCGTTCCCTGGATACGTTTTCTGGTGACGGAGGGATGGTGGATGACCGGCCAGACCATTCTGGTGAATGGCGGCTATACCACCAAATAACCTCGGCTGGCGATTAACAAGTTATGTAGCACCGCTTCGCTGCGTTCGACTAATATTGCATCACCTCCCGGGACGGGGTGAGGATCAGAGTCAATGCCACTGTAAAAGTTCTGTGTGTTCCTGATGTTTTAACTCATCCCTGATGAGGTATGGATATGAAATACATCATTTTACTGCTGTTGATTGCTTGTGCGGTCTATGTGCATTATCGCGGTCGGGTGCGTTTTGGTTTTTGGCGCCAGTTGGCGGATCACTCTTCCTTTGTATCGCCGATGAATGTCTTTATGTATCTGTTTTCCGCCATTCCCCTTACGCCTTATCTCAAGCTGGAAACGCTGCCGGAGCTGGAAATCCTCAGGAACAACTGGCGGATGATCCGTGACGAGGGGCTGGCGCTGATGGCAATGCGCGAAATCAAGGTGTCCGATAAATATAACGACGCCGGATTTAATTCTTTTTTCAAAACCGGCTGGAAGCGGTTTTACCTGAAATGGTACGAGGACAGCCATCCTTCCGCCAAGGCGTTATGCCCCCGCACCACCGAGCTGCTGCGGACGTTGCCTTCGGTGAAAGCCGCCATGTTCGCTGAACTGCCCGACGGCAGCCGGCTGCCGCGCCATCGCGATCCCTATGCCGGCTCCCTGCGTTATCATCTCGGTCTGATGACGCCCCAGGACGACCGCTGCTTTATCGAGGTGGACGGTAAGCGTTACAGCTGGCGCGACGGGGAGGATGTGCTGTTTGACGAAACCTATATCCACTATGCGGAAAATTCCAGCGGTAAGCAGCGCCTGATCCTGTTTTGTGATATTGAACGGCCCATGCGCTACCGCTGGGCGCAGGCGGTGAATCACTGGCTGGGCCGTCATGTGTTAAGCGCCGGGGCGGCGCCTAACTGGGACAGCGACCGCACCGGCGGCGTCAACAAGGCGTTCAAGTATATCTATGCGGTGCGCAAGGTCGGCAAGTACCTGAAGAAGAAAAACCGCGCCGGCTATTACCTGATCAAATGGCTGCTGTTCGGCGGTATCGCAGTGCTGGTTTTCACAAATTTATAATGGTTACAGCGCTGCCGTGATTCTCATGCATCGGTAGCAATTACAGCGCTGCCGTGATTCTCACGCATCAATAGCGGTTACAGCGCTGCCGTGATTCTCACGCCTCGGTAGCAGTAACAGCGCTGCCCCGATCTTCACGCGCCGCTGCCGTTACAGCGCCACCGTGGACAGCCAGGCGGGGTACTCCAGCATGTCCGCCACGTTTTTCAGCATTGCCTCGCACTGCTCGCGGCTGTTGGGGCCTCCCAGGCACAGGCGCAGCGCGTCGGGGGGATTATTGTCGGTACAGAAGGCGGCGCTGGAGACCGCGCTGACCCCCTGATGGCGCAGTTTCACCGCCACATCCGACGGATTCCAGCCCTGGCGGTGCGGCAGCCGCAGCCAGAGATGGAAACCTTCGGCATCCGCCTGCAGGCTGTAATTGCGCAGCAGCCGGGCGGCCATCCGCTGGCGCAGGACCGCTTCTTCCCGCACCGCCAGCAGCATTTTTTCCGCCGTACCGTCGTTAATCCACTGGGTCGCCAGCGCATTGGTAAACGGGCTGGACATCACCGTCAGCGCCCGCATGGCGCCGGCCAGGTGCTGCCCCTGGCGCACCGTGGGGGCGTGCACCCAGGCAATGCGCAAACCGGCGCCGAAACATTTCGACAGGCCGGTAATATACCAGGTCAGTTCCGGCACCAGCTCCGCCATGGCGGGCAGGGAGGCGGAGGGCAGCATGCCATAGGCGTCGTCTTCGATAATCGGTATGCTGTAGCGCAGGGCCACATCCGCCAGCTTTTCCCGCCGGCGCAGCGGCAGCGTCAGGGTGGTGGGATTATTGATGGTGGGATTGAGATACAGGGCGCGGATTTGCCCGGTCTGGCAGGCGTTTTCAAACGAGCGCGGCATCGGGCCGTCCCCGTCGCACTCCAGGGCGTGCAGGGTGATATCCAATTGGGCGGCGATGGCTTTGAGCCCCGGATACACCAGGCTGCCGACGCAGATTTCTCCGCCCCGGCGCGCCAGCAGGGTCAGCAATCCCACTAGCACGCTGTGAATGCCGGGACATACCAGCAGCCGCTCGGGGGCCACCGCCGGTAAACGGCGCCCCAGCCAGCGGCATCCCGCCTCTTTGTCGTCATGGTTGCCGCCGAAATCGTGATAGCGCAGCAGGGGAAACAGATCTTTGTGGGCAAACAGATTCAGGGCGCCCTGGCGGATTTGCGCCACGAGATCCGGCGAATCCGGTTCCACCGGCAGATTCATGGTCATCTCATAGCTGCTGCCGTTGCGGGGCGGGATCGACGGCACTTTGCCGCGGATAAAGCTGCCGGTGCCCGGACGGGAATCAATGAGTCCGCGCTTGCGCGCTTCGGCGTAGCCGCGGGTCACCGTGGTGTAATTCAAAGAAAGTTTCACCGCCAGGTCCCGCAGGGGCGGCAGGCGATCCCGCGGCTGGAAATCACCGCTTTCAATGGCGTCATGGATCAAATCGGCAATCAGCAGATAAGCCGGACGCTCCGGTCGTTCATGCATATAGTGCGTCCAACGATCGAATCGTTTCATTGTTTCTCTCCTGGTGGCGGACTTCCACTCTAGCGGATTCATCCGTGCCCATGCAATCATTGATGTAATGATTGTGTTTAATGATTGCATCAGATTGTTTGCAGTGCGTTAGATTGGTGCAATCATAGGTTATACATGCGTTGTCATTGTGCAGCGGATTGGTTAATAGTTGCGCTTCTATTTGCCTGTAATCTGAAATGCGGGTCGGTGAAAATTTTTTGCTCAGAAGTTGAGCGATTGATTGGCCGATGATTGCATGGTCCCTTTCCGCCCCTGGCATAACCCTTGCTCCATGAATGATGACGCGTCCGTTAGCCGGCGCGATACATCATCCGCCGCGGCTGTCGGCGATGCCAGTAAACCTGCGAAGAGACTAAGACTATGCCAACGGTAACCCTGCCCGCACATCAATCCGGCGATTTCCTGGTGGATTACGAAGAAAAGGTGTTTGAAGACGTGAAGGCCGAACCGGGCCAGAAAGCGCTGGTGACCTTCCATACCGTCGCGTTCGAAGGCTCCATCGGCTTCGTGAATATGCTGCAGGCCACCCGGCTGCAGCGCAAAGGCTTTGAAACCTCGATTCTGTTATACGGACCGGGGGTGACCCTCGGGGTGCAGCGCGGCTTTCCCAAGCTGGGAGACGAAGCCTTCCCCGGCCATATGAACTTCAATAACCAGCTGCAAAAATTCATGGCTGAAGGCGGCAAGGTCTTTGCCTGCCGTTTCGCCCTGCAGGCGTTGTACGGCCACGGCGAGCCCTCGCTCATTGAGGGCATCCGCGCCATCAATCCGCTGGATGTGCTGGATCTGAAGCTGCTGCACATCCGCGACAACGCGGTGATTCTTGATACCTGGACCGTGTAAGGAGCCGACGTTATGGCACAGGACCGTATCATCCGTGCCGCCGCCGTGCAGATTGCGCCTGACCTCGGCCAGGCGCAAAAAACGCTGTCGCGCGTGCTGGATGCCATTGATGAAGCCGCGGGCAAGGGGGCCGAGATTGTGGTATTTCCCGAAACCCTGGTGCCCTGGTATCCCTATTTTTCCTTTATCGCGCCGCCCATGACCGCCGGCGCCGAGCACCTGCGGCTTTACCAGCAGGCGGTGGAGGTGCCCGGGCCCATTACCCGCGCGGTGGCCGACAGCGCCCGTCGCCACGGCATGGTGGTGGTGCTGGGGGTGAACGAACGGGACCATGGCAGTCTGTTCAACACCCAACTGGTATTCGACGCCGACGGCGAGCTGGTGCTGAAGCGGCGCAAGATCACCCCCACCTATCACGAACGCATGATCTGGGGGCAGGGGGACGCCTCGGGGCTGAAGGCGGTGGATACCGCCGTCGGCCGGGTAGCGGCCCTGGCCTGCTGGGAACACTACAACCCCCTGGCCCGCTATGCGCTGATGGCGCAGCACGAGGAGATCCATTGCAGCCAGTTTCCCGGCTCGCTGGTGGGCCAGATCTTCGCCGATCAGATGGAGGTCACCATTCGCCATCACGCCCTGGAGTCCGGCTGTTTTGTCATTAACGCCACCGGCTGGCTGCGGGAAGATCAGATTGAATCCATTACCGCGGATCCCGATTTGCAGCGCGGACTGCGCGGCGGCTGCCATACCGCCATTATTTCGCCGGAAGGGCGGCATTTGGCGCCTCCCATCACCGAGGGAGAAGGCATTCTTATCGCCGATCTGGATATGAAGCTTATCGCCAAGCGCAAACGCATGATGGATTCCGTGGGGCATTATGCCCGGCCGGAACTGTTAAGCCTGCTGATCAATGACCGGCCCGCGGAGTACTGCCGCCAGCAAGCGCCTTATGAGCAAACAGGCCAACGGCAAACTGCGGCGCCTCAGCAAGCGCTGCCACAGCAAATTACCGCGCCTTGGCAAGCCAGCGGGCAGTCCTTTACTTCCGACACCACAGGAGGGCGCCATGAGCCTGAGCAACCAGCGACTGATTACTGAACTGCAAACCCACGGCCTGAAGGTGGTCAATCCCCAGACCACCCATGTCAATCGCCAGGGCGGAGCCGGTCCGTCGGATCACCAGGCGGTGACCATCGACGGCATGACGGTCATGGTGCCGGTGTATACCCAGCAGGCGCACCAATCCCCCTGGAGCGTGACCCACGACGGGGCCGGCGGCAGCCATTTGTTGAGAGACGCCATTCCGGTGCGGGATATCAGCTTTGTCTCCCAGCCGAACTTCTACCGGCTGAGCACCGCCGACGGCGTCCCGTACTCTCATATCGCCACCCTGCATGGCGCCGATGTGCTGGCCACTACCGTATTGCAAACCTGCATCCGTTATGAAAACCGGCGCAAGGCCTGCCAATTTTGCGCTATCGGCCAGTCCCTGGCGGCGGGCAAAACCATCGCCCGTAAAACGCCGCAGCAGCTGGCGGAAGTGGCCAAAGCCGCGGTGGAACTGGACGGCGTGCGGCATATGGTGATGACCACCGGCACCCCGTCCGGCAGCGATCGCGGGGCGCGGGTTCTGTGCGAAAGCGCCGAGGCCATTCGGGCTGCGGT
Encoded here:
- a CDS encoding ABC transporter substrate-binding protein; translation: MNSYIPLPLPIMKRSYFYSPASREESKLLSELWKTNFPKIHLTIVGKKAPDLITQIEAERAAKQYRADVTAMSQPYVAVLWKQKGYYLPYKVSTFDKLSPDYADTDGAYYSIGVFLLPAAYNSRAVPDKANLPHSLADFLDPKWKGKIVLADPSTAGNSLTFFLALLQTGKIDWSYMEKLAKQDVLFVRGNPEAARILASGERSVSPMVSSFNVMTSKEQGQAIDLYNLDEGTLVTQQPSGIMSNPPHPTAAKLLMEVLTSAQGQELRAEAGKFWPTNADAGSVDGLPKLADFKPYNVDLSKLSDEKTTQDFLARFNKIFGRE
- a CDS encoding ABC transporter ATP-binding protein, yielding MMAIDNSVPRPARLELIGLRKQLGDTPVVDGVDLRVNEGESLVLLGPSGCGKTTTLRMVAGFIEPDGGEIHLSGLLASGRGAFVPVERRQLGMVFQNYAVWPHKTVYDNVAFSLSIAGDNRAAIRRKVDDVLKLVHLDGLAQRYPGDLSGGQQQRVALARAIIAEPSLLLFDEPLSNLDAGLREEMRFELKRLHSQNGITMFYVTHDQEEALVIADRIAVMNKGRIEQCDVPEAIYRRPRSRFVASFVGTTNLIEGTVAGLDANTRRLLVQSALGEPFWAAASDQVIATCRTGDGVAVSVRPENVSFDADAAGGMRGRIIDSSFLGSRYDLVIDVAGHPLRVQTPRQWSGSVANGVTVSFHPDEAWVIP
- a CDS encoding ABC transporter permease, coding for MMKSSTAPAPKQMRPYAGSATLAQKVTGRWRRVAAEPGKIIILTAALLVLGALILYPMARLVLLGLAGDSGAGALRPLINAFSDPGMVKAVGNSALLAVSVTGGSLALGLPMAWLVSRTDMPGKALIRISAAIAFVVPSFITVIAWIFLAAPNSGYLNKLLNGLLGTTTPFFNVISFSGLVFIEIAHLYPLVFFTVCAALVNIDPGYEQAARVLGAGRVRTALHVTLPLVRPAVLSSAILVILDALSSFGAPAAIGTMANFSVITTKIYKLLTFPPHFEQAAALAFPIVVFTLASLLLQRLLIRDIRYRTLSGKAGAKALPVRLGRGRWAAAAFCGTVFFVTAFLPLAALVLLSLLTAFGDDVTFANLTLDHFAMIVDSTFGVFDTVKHSLFLSAGAAFICVILGVLFAWFVERTTIIGRGLVSATIFIAYGFPAITFAVAIMLGYLNWFYGTFTILLIAYVAKQLPISFVLSRSVLKQIAPELEEAARVAGAGWLRTLTAVTLPLLKPSMWAGALLVFAFGLRELTMSAILAQPATQVMSTKVIEYLETGEVEQAAAMALIIVVLSLASLVLYRLVSGGNLIDMKKVTSWSKKHGHD
- a CDS encoding 3-isopropylmalate dehydratase large subunit; this translates as MGTIDNGQGKTLAEKIWDRHRIVDIDGEQLLYLDNLLVHEGSSHAFEALNALGKHVYRPDQIIACSDHYLPTAGRERGVEGIADPAIRNMILRLGENVRRHGIRYFGPEDPNQGILHVVAPEQGITQPGLLIGGADSHTTTHGAFGCLAFGIGASDARHVLATQTLWLRRPKTMRVRLVGEAAPYVSAKDINLALIALLGAGGALGHIIEYAGPAGRRTTRHKRAGGAGGRAGIVAPDEPTYAYRRGRPFAPAAEEWRQAVAYWRTLPSDDNAVFDREVTLDLHEVSPTVTWGTSPEHALGIGGHLPDPAAIEDDDQRQEVAAALDYMGLTAGAPLTSIKIDRVFIGSCTNGRIEDLRAAAGIAFRGRVKVPSWVVPGSTSVKRQAEREGLDKIFINAGFEWRDAGCSLCTAINGDVLAEGERCASTSNRNFRGRQGVNGRTHLVSPVMAAAAALTGYLTDVRSFEETTL
- the leuD gene encoding 3-isopropylmalate dehydratase small subunit, with product MTSLLAIDSIGIPFDEPNVDTNQICPTRFNKVPRGPAFARIAFHDRRFDGQDNEKDFILNRPPYRDGGIIVADRNFGCGSSRETAVYALVEFGIRAVIASSYGDIFANNCYKNRLLPVVLPNETCIALRHQLHDDIGARLRIDLEHQVVWDLNGEGYAFEIHPLRKKSLIEGIDDIALTQGYAETIVAFEQEYRAAYPWIK
- a CDS encoding LysR family transcriptional regulator, with product MDRIDLFRIFIRVVDCGSFTRAADVMNMPRSTVSAAVAVLESRVGTRLLHRTTRSVSLTSDGRAFYERCLRVIPDVEETENLFRQNDSQPVGKIRFDVPGRIGRLIIAPSLPEFFTRYPHMMLEMGASDRNVSLAEEGIDCALRVGKLTDSSLVARKLGFLKFINVAAPAYIALHGRPDTPSDLPRHLAVNYASPTTGRVESWEWPENGSYQSAVLRGRITVNNAEAYIACCLAGMGMIQIPQYDVQTHLESGDLIEVMPAYRPRPLPVQLLYPHRKHLSRPLQTFITWAEPLLREKLLLNEPNPDPAKR